The DNA segment aaaaatattttatattacaatattccatttataatgatatataatattattatgcataatttttttttattacgccGCTGACCAAAAATAATAAGGCAACTATGATTGCTTTGTATCTAAATTCAGAATTGTTACAGTAAATGAATGCAACAGCATTCAGACACTTGTTGGCACTCAAGTGACTCTTCACCCAGGACTGGTCTGTCTGGAACGAGAGGTTTTAACACATGAACAGATACGGACACAAGCAAGgccactttttaaaaaacacagcaaTCACTTGCAGAGGAGACTATAAATAGAGCTCGATTACAGCTCTGCAGAATCACACCATAGGTCTGTGTTTGTCTACAGCTTGACGTTTACATCGTTTGCATTCCAGAAAGTTCTCTTTAAATGATTTGAACACTTGATCCGGCTTCCTCCAATGTTATTGCATGtgtattttactaatttatttattttattctgtttagcTGCACTGATGAACCACATGCAAGGAAAGCCAAATcttaattcaattaatttctgtaaagctgaacTGGAACTTGATGAGAGAGACTAGTTAAACACATGTCATTTTGTCAACTGCTTCTTATCACTATCAATAAACTGGCCTTCTCGATTGAACTACAAAATGAACAAGCTCTCCACAGCAGGCAAAATAAGCACATTTGAATCCTCTAGTCACCAAAAATATCAAGTGCTCTGAGTATCAATgcagtttataaataaagcatgcTTGATACTTGAGGTACAGTGACAGTCATAACTAAATAAGGTCATAAAGCGACAGATGagaactgaaatgttttaaagcAGATCAGATCTGTGTAAATGATCGGCTGTTTTTGATGGTTGCAGGGCCATTGGTAACAATGATTAAGTGAACGAAAGTACATGAGAAGTGTATGGATATCTCAAGCATGTGAAACTTTGCCAAATTATCTGTGCGTTAAGTAATAAGGCTGTTTTGTTACCGATACAGTGAAGATATATTTAAGATACTGAATAGGACATTTACACCAGAATTTTATGACTCACAagcacaaaaattatataaattcatCTGTGAATGTCCATCAGACGACTGAACATCTTGATAGGCTTTTAGATGTTTATTAGACAGGTGTCAGGAGTTTAGAGGGCAATTAAATAAACATGGCATAAAATATTAATGCCTTTGAATGGTCTGCAATTGCAAAGAAGTACCATGGTAAAGCCTACTTGAAAGAATGGAGTCTCATGATAATACTGTGGTGTGCACAGTAGTCAGTTTTGTAAGGGTGTGGTTACGTAATAAAACCTCGCTGCTATGACATCACGTGTGGGAGGATACATTGTATAAACACAGCATACAAAGTGTAACTGATATGTTTCATAATATAGAAGACTAGGAAAATTCGCAGTGGCTATTTACGtaatattctgtcattttaaaatataagcatGCAAACCGCATAAACATACAGGTACATATGTCATACATTTCAACTGCGTCAATTTTAACTGACAGTAAAGTATAACGGTGTTGTGTTACACATTCAACGCGTAGTCAGAGAGACCCTGTTGCCCATATTAAAGTCACTTAAAAAGTGcgtaataaacaatataaacatttaataagtaGTTACACGTACCGGACAGCAGAAATAGCGTTAAAACCAAGTAGAACAGCAGACTAGAGAGTGAAGCGGGGCCGCTGTGAGCAATAGTGAGCAGAGCATTTGTCAAACAGCGACACGACTGTGTGCTTCTTAGGTAATGACCTGacaagtgcattctgggaaattccTCCCGCTGGGCAGACGAGCTCCAAATATGAGCAATGCGTAATTTGCGCGCATAATTATTCAACGCGAAGCGAGAACGCTCACCATATTTTGCTTTGCATGCCATCATCACATCCTACTGCTTTCGATTGCTGCTCCACAATAAAGCTGCCAGTATCTTCTGGTTTGGTAACTAGTAAAACGCGAAAAGCTGTtgtataatactaataaaattatgCTACTAGAAAGATTTAAAGACTAAAACAGTTTAATCATAGAATGGGAACTATTAATCATCCTTTTCTGAATTGAACATTGTCATACTCTATATGTTAAATGCTTTCTATTAATGATTCAAAATACATGTATAATTTAAGCAAAACTTTAAATGTCCAACTCTAAATTAGTAGGCTATGGTTATTTTAGTGGTgctatttcttcttcttattttttactttaactttagGATCCTTTTAGATTGGTTAGAAACTGGGAGTAAAGCAGACAAGTTTAATTATATAACTATTTAAAGCAAATAGTTGTTGCAAAATAGGACTGAAATGCTAGTTTTGCATCTGAAAACTGTAATACTTATGAATCTTGTCCATTAATGTTCACtaatatataaatcaaacaatttacaaaaatacacaaataaatatcataaacatataagataaaacaattaaaagatcAACCTAATCAAAAAAGCCATTTGCAATGTCTTCTATAAATGTAGATGGGAAAGTGAAGTTAAAATGTGCTCATGTAGATTATGTAATGAATCTCATCAAGGAaggagataaacatgagtaataaacaagtacattttatttacctCATATCCACCCGAACTGCATCTAAACAAAAGCTGATAAATCTTTCTGTGATCCAAAATAGACATGACCGCAGCATGACATGCTCTGTTTATGAACGTGTCCCGATACAAATTAGAATCAGATCACCATATCAGGCTGCGACCGTAGCACAAGTGTGTACAAGAAAGTCAGAAAACAACTTCCATCAAAAACATCTCCTTTGGAAATTTAGAAGGGCCGGGGACAGCTTAAAAACAGCAGCAGGGTGGCATTTAAAATCTGCCAAGTGACCAGTAAGGGGGGGAAAAAGAACATCCATCTGCACCAACTATAATGGGAAAagcataacttttaaaatataaacaaaacagtaaataattatatacttgAATATAATCAGGCTGTGACAATTAAGACTAGTGTTCAGAAACATGGCATTGAAGGGCAACACAATTGTTCATTTATCTCATAAAGCCACGTAGCCCCTTCCACATGACACGTCTCTGAATGCTGCAGTGTAGTTATTCTGTTGGCAAGAAACAAACGAGAGCTTATGACGATTTCAGTTTCATACAGATGATTTCAACCACCACCATTCAACGAGATATTTACAGCACCCCTTTCTAGAGTGTGTGCATGCTGTTCTTGGactaaaaactacaaaacaaaaaaggcaaagaaaaataataaagggAATACATCAGCTAAAACAGCATCAGGGAAATAAACATCCACAATATATGATACAATTCAAAGCTTAAATATAGGCATACTTTAACCAGCACATGCAGCTATGTATAGCCCAACAGAGCTCCTTGGAATTAAGGAGGGGAGTTAGTTACGTAAAAAATAAGCAGAGGCCGGAAAACTCTCATTCGTGTTGTGAGATTTAAAGTTGGAAGCCATTTTTGTCATTGAATCCATAAAGACGGTTtatcaaaaacaaagcaaatacatAAGAAATTTGTGTCCACTTGCACCAGATATGAGAAGGACAGAGACTGCGTCGCCCACCTCTCCTAAAAGTTCTCACCGGACCAAGCAACTCTCTCTCCACCGCTTTCACACCAGTGTGTGCATCTCCCTTGCTTTCCTTGATACcaaagaacaggaaaaaaaaaaaacacagcagctCACAGGTTTAAAAACCATTGCTTGCATATGGCTGACAAAACTGATTGGGCATCCCAGGTCGCCCAACTGTAAAAGCTCCACTCTGTCCACTCTGGTAAAGAGGACGCAGGAGAAGGGAGACTCGTATATAGCGAAAGAGAGAGCAGAGAGGATGGTGGTGGCCGTTAGCATGTGCCTCGAGAAACCCAGTGAGCTGGATGTGCTGGATCGCTGGTTCAGGCGAGACATGCTGTTCATACTGGAGCTGGAGGGCTTGAGGGGCGTGTTGCAGCCCAGGGCTTGTGGGAAACGCTGGTGGTAGCGATCCAGACGTAGATACTTGACCGTCACCAGCTTACCTATAAAAAAGGCAAGACAGGCTTAAGCGGACTGAAAAATGCAGTTCTTCTGATTAATCTAGAATAAAAGCAACGTTTGTTTACCATCAAACCAGGAGCCATGAAGCGCTTTGAAGGCTTTCCCAGAATGCTCTGCTGAAAGGCACTTCACATAAACGCAGCCCTAGATGAGAACAAAATCATACAGCACATCAACCCATTAATTACATGCTTCTAGGAATATTACTCCgttccaaaagaaagaaaagtttcaATAACACcacacattaaaaatgaactgttcAATGCATTTTATGCTTCTTACAATACAACTCCATGGGAATAaactgagtcaagtcaagtccacTTATGAGGGTCCATGATGGCTGGGATGCAGCCTTTGAAGGCAGCAGGCAGCTCATTAGCTTTTGGACAAGAACCTATAAACCCAGGCTGTATATTTTGTAATGGATCACACAGGAGCCTCACCTCTCTTGAGTTTTTGTCAACAGCTATGTGAACGATTCCATCGTTATCACTGCACTTCTCCAAAATGGCTTCTTGAATGGCCAGGTGCCAGTTTTCCCCTACTTCCCTGTTCAAGAGGGAAATACTGAGCAGTGAGACTACATTTCTCTAAAACACTCTATCATGCAAAATTACATACAATTATGTaagcaaatacattttacttgaacAGCCAATTCAATGTGAGGTCACATGCAAAAGTCCTTGAGAAACTTACATTACAGGATCAAACATGTTGCGAATCTTCAAGCATGGCGTTAAGCTGTTTGGTGGTGAATTTCTTCGGTCCAATGGAAAAGCTGAAGAACAAAACAAGCCACTTTAGGTTCACGAACATACTCTATATGCCAAAAAGAATGTGGACACTATGCATAAACATGTTGAATGTGCCCACAGGTATTAatccaaaaaaagtaaaaaggcaCAAGTTTGTCCTTAAAATGCAGAAGGTTGATTCCACATGAAGAAAACATTACCTTGCCCTTGCCACACTTTGGAGGGCATCCTGGACATCTTATCAGGTGACACTGAGGGCTGAAGCCACCGCCACACCATAAAGTCCGCCCCTCCTATCCTCTGCGTTTCCGTCCGGATGCGGGACTCATTAGCTGAGAGGAATGCAACGGCTCTGTCCCACACCTTCTTCATCTTCTTTCTGAGAGAATGACAATACACATACCCTTCAGAATACACTAGGCCAGGAAAAGAGGGTgtttcatccaaaaatgcaaaACGAGCTAAAACCAAATTTGCACTGCAAAGACGCAATACCTGTCTTGAGGCTGGACAAGAGAGTCACGGACGTGAGGGATGGGCAAATACTGCTGCAAGCCCTTATTCTCCTGACAGGCTTCATTGTGGCTTCTCATTACATCTGTGAAAACACAAAGCACAGGTGATTAAGATGCTTTACACCTGcattgtgtaatttctgtgctaAAAAATATAGCCTAACGATGAGACAGCCTTACCGATGATCCTCTCCACCATGTCATACATCTGTCTAGTTTCCTCCTCTTCTTTGCGCCATCTGTATTTCATGTAATACACCAAACCCAAAACTACACCGATGCCTGCAGAGAAACGCAGGAAAGGTTAGTGAAAAGATTTCGATCTTCCCCGTGCAGAAAGCACCAACCTCTACAGAAAGTAGAAGCCAACCTGAAAGGACGAAGAGAACTCTGTGGATCACAGTGAAGAAGGCGCGTCTGAGGCGACAGAAGAAGGACATGCGTGGGTGGATGGACTCCAGTCGTGAGATTTCTGATACGTCCTCTATGGGTTGAGCAGGGTCAGCACCAATCAACCTGCCAAGAAACCAACACACCCCCAATGAACACTGGAAACGGCACACACAGagcgatagacagacagacagatagatagacagacagacagacagaaggtaCCTTATACCGACAACATCTTTGGTTTTCATGACCCACTCTAAAGACGTTTCAATCAAGTTTTCATAGGcttcattttggagcttgaaagaGAAAGATGCTTTATTATGTTGTGCATTTTCATATTGGTAGAGACACTATTTCCCAAATTATACAATGAAATATGACAAAAGGTCATTGTCAAGTAAAGAAACTCGAACAGAAAACGGAGATCGAACActtcagtaaataaaacaaaccttGAGGTACGTAGAGGCATCACTAAAAGAGACGCTTctgtttaaaggatttttaaggTCCCCACAATCATGTTGTCCTGAAAGGCAATCAAACAGTTGCACTATTTAATGCTGCATATAttagaacaaaatatatttaggatgagtaagtataaatatatttaagttgtATCTGAATGCTCACCAGCGACATCGGCCAGGTGCTCATGTAGAGACAGGAGCAGTTTAAGGATGAGGTTTCGGTCTTTGACGTCCTGTTCAAATCAATGCAAGTAATTTTTGCAAGTGCATGTTTAAGGACGGTAAAACCAGAAATAACTTTTTGATTGAAAAGGGAATTTGCTTGTCTAAAAGTTTAAAACGTGACACAGGTGATCAGATACTTACATACTGCAGATCAAACTCTGGTCCGAATGGGTGAAGTAGGACTGAAAAAGAAAGCAAAGTAAGTTGACAAATGGCATTACTCAGCACTAGACAAATTATAATGATATGACTGGATGGTATTTCCCAACTATGGCGTGGAGGAGGGCTGCTCATCGTCTCACACTTGAGTCATTGTCTGAACATTGTGCTTCTGTCCTCGCTCTGGCCCGGGCCCAGATTTAGCACAGCAACTGCCCTGCGTGTCTCAATCATAGACTGCATTGGTCTGGCTTATCAGACATGAGCCGTCTGATGTTGCAAGCCATTAAATACATCAATCTCTGAGAGGAAGCCATATATTTCGGAAAAACAATTGCATTTAAGTGTCAAGACCAAGTCTGGCCTAGATTTCAGGTGATGAGATAACATTTAGCTGTTTTTGTGGTTGAGCTATAGATTCAAGTGGCTTAAACCTTCTTACCCGTGGtaaaaccacaaaaatacatGGCCAAAAGTGGCCTACAGACCTTATTCAGGGTggcgccatatttaatttttgacaggaatgaaaacaaggctgggAGAAATAGATGTACAGTTCAACAGACTATACTGTTGTTTAACAGAACaattgttcagctgacaaaacatcTTTTATGAAACAAATTTCAGTATagaaaactccataaaacagttttaaaagttgCCATTTGTGAGATCTATGACCTTTACACAATGTGTGCTATTGTAAAGACATTAAATCTATTCTGTATTATGTCTAATCAAACTAAGGTCGGTTTCTTTTATAACAGCAGAATTAACAATAGGATAAACCATATTAATCACAACTATCTTCTTTATAATACACAGTGCATACAATTTAAAGTAGCCCTTGTTTCTCTGATAAGTTCTTAAAGCCTACTAAAATATTAGACACATCATAGAACTAAACTTTGACTATGTTCAGAATTGGACACTTGCAAACTATGTAAAAAAATAGCACATTACATAATGACATACATTTCAAACAGCTTTATGCTACACTGTTGCCACATGACCTTGTTACACTGCAGTTAATTCTGCAAGTATCATCCAGctgacaattaaaaaacaaaagtgaaggTTTGGCATTTTTTGCAGCCTGATCAGTGAGTCAGGATGTTTTCAATGACTTTAAGTCATCATACTGGAAGATCAAGTTAAGCGCAATGCTTTGCTGGATATTGTATTGAATGTTCCGACATATTTCATGCACACAGACTACTTTAATACTGTGCATATGTAGTGCACACAGCAGAAATACTAGTAGTGCTATTAGTTTCGTACTAGTTTAATAGTATGTTGTTCCACATAACCTAAATCACAAGCTGCAAACAACAATCTGAGCAAGTAGAAATCtgatacacatactgtatatgtcacAGTCAAAGTGAGAATTAGGCATTTAGCCGGCCAGAGAGAAGTCAGTCACTCTAGCTGGCCGCAAGCTCCCAGAGTCCCCTGAGAGACAGACAATTAGGCCGCTTTAGTTTGTCTGTGACCTAGATGTCTGCAGCACGCTCCCCAGTCAAAGCTCCCTCCCTGAGAGACCAGCCATGCCACAAATATACATAGTAATTCATCAGTCGGCTTCCTCTCTAGAGCCGTCTCTGCCTCCAGAGCACTTTACTCTGATGGTACTCAAGCTATTTAAACTGAGCGGCATAACATGCACATCCAAGAACAGACTTTCTCTCATCTGGGAAAATGCATCAAAAGATTAATGCTGGCTATCACATTATGACCATAAAGGATGTCAACATGTCAAAATGTGGGGACTAGCAGACTAGCCATGATTATCAAATAACAGACACTTATAGAGTTCCCACACTTTCAAGAgtgaatttccatgacttttccagtcacTGATAATTCCtgagtatttaaaataattccgtttaatctattttgaaaaattatttaaaagcacaaaacttacaacataaacattaaataaaattaccctAGTAATTATTCAAcataattttgaaattaattttaaagaagATTTTAAATTCTCAATTAACCAATGAATCATTTAGATCAACATTTTAACTAGTCTGAAGTGCATATCAGGTACAGTATGGATTGCAGACTACTTTTAACCTACAAAAAAGGCAATATTTAGCCAatcaaaaaaagtacaaattcatatgcattcatatttattcttattaaaattCAGCACCAACTCGCCTCCAGTAAGAAAAAACTTTTAAGATAAGGCTCCTTTGTCACAAATATGGTAAGCACTAAGATGTTGGAGAGTAATTTGACAAAGTTTCTGTCATAGACATCTAAGTTGAAGGTGCGAAGAGCTACCTGAAATCCACCAGCGCTGGAACAGTCATTTGACAGATCATGGAGAGCAACATATTTCTAATGCAAATTCCTCTCTCTGTCCCATAAAGCACCAGCGGCATAGACCACTTCCTGTCTAAGAAGGTGCAAATAGTCTGGGCCTGGGGTGATAAGAGCTGTGTGAATTAGTCACGTTTGACTCATGGAGCTGCAGAAACTATTAGAAAAACTTCGAGGAACATTCTAAAGcattaaatgtgtcattttaaaacacacgCTCTGTGATTTTGCTTAGTAAGTCAATACAAGTTAATTTGACATTTGCCATATATACCAGATTCTAAACCACAGCGTACAGACAATCATTTGAGGGATGCAACAATATAAATAGCACTTAACATCATCATAATCTCAAAGAATGATGGTATTATAATCCAAAACACATATTGTACTACATTACTACAATAATATAGCCTAGTATCAATGCAccatggtaataaaaaaaattttgaggTTGGGGGGTACAACATATCTATCATTGTATGAATACTGTAAACGTCAGCATTCCAAGTATCATAATATTACAAGCCGGTACATCACTGTACCATAGTACGACCATGTTTTTTGGACAAAGGATGaggatattatattatatttttggacatgtaccacaGTAACACTTTTTTTGTACATTCCATGGTAGCACCATGGTATTCTTTTCGGAAACTGAGTGGAAGTAATACATTCATTTGCTGTGGTATTTATTTGGTATTCAATCAGTAGCATCAAATACTATCAATTaattaccatggtaataccatgtgtTTTGGATGAGGAACCATGTAAATATCAtcctatatgaatatattacttATCAACATTCAGTACTATTATACATACTGAATAATAAAACAGCACTTTCTGATAGCAATGCTTGTAATCAAAGCAAACCTTGCCTAAGGATATATCCGACACATGCCACCACTTCATACTTACTGCCTGCATCCCCCTCGGAGGAGCTGGAGCCCCTCATCCGCAGGTACATGAGGCCCAGCAGGACGAAGAACAGGCAGGCGGCTGTCAGGAGGAACATGGACAGGTAGTGAGCGCTGAAGCCGCCGGTAGCGGACACCTCCTCCCGTTTAAACTGCTGCAGGAGCTCGTCCTCGGGGACTGCGGTGTGCTGCTTGGGCTTGAGGACTGAGGCATGGCTGTAGGAGTGGTTGGAACCGGTGTGGTTCGAGTGGTTCGCTCGGTAGGTCGCGGTGTAGGAGGGAAAGCGCTGTCTGAGCCCTATACTGAACCGACTGCTGCAGGGGGACTCGCCGTCTCCGTTGTCGAGGTGGTTCTTATTAAAAGAACCGGATGAGATACCACCGCCACCGGTGACGCTGCTACCATCATCCCCGTCAATCCCGGAGAGTTTCTGGTAACTGCGGCTCTCGTAGCTTCCGCTGAACTCCCTCGGTTTCTTCTCATCTCGTTCCCCGAGCATATCTAGACTGAAGTCGGGAGTATCATGCGCCGTCTTCTCCGCGCTCCAGACACTCCGGTACGGGGAAGAAGAAGAGGCGGCTGGACTGTGTCTGGAAGTCAGACGGCGTTCGCGGGGACGCTCTCGttcaccctcctcttcctcctcctcgtctGAATCAGAGTAATCCCTGGCTAACTTACTACTGTTAGACTCATAAAACGACTTATTCCCGTTCAAAGCCCGACTGTCTCTTTCCGTTTCCTCTAAATCGTTGGATTTGCCTCGGTCTGCCCACCACGGAGACGCAGAAATGCTTTTCCTGTCCACGGATAAGCCGAGGGAGGCGGCGGGTGTTCCCGCAGGCCTGAAGCTGGGTGTCTGCAGCGCGGATCCTCGGTGTCTCCTGCTGGCGCCGCCGCTGTGATTCGGGCCTCCTTTCTTCTGCGGTGCCTCCGCGTCTGACTCGTCCGAGCTGAAGCCCAGCACGAACTTTCCGGGTCTGCGCTTTTCGCTCCGGCTGGCGCTCAGACGCGTGACGTCACCGTCTGGTGGCCTGGCGCTAAGTCCCGGAGATCGCGCCGCGGCGTTGCTGTTGCTAGCGCCGCTACCGCCGTTGCTGTTGATACTCCCGCTGCTGCTGCGTCCTTTTCCGCTCCGGGAGCCCCGCGGCTGTGGCTGCTCCTCCCGCAGCTTTTTCAGTTTCTTCAAGTACACGGGCCGTGTGCTCTCCGTAACCGGGCCCGGGGTGTAGCCGAGCCGTTTTAATTCAGACACAAGCTCCTCATCCGTTAACTGTGCAGACGCCATCTTTGCACGAAAAAAACGCACACAGCGAGACACGGCGGAAGTGACGTAGAAGTAAGCGGACAGACGGCCAACTTGAAAGGAACGAAAcgggaaacctttttttttttaattattaaattaacaacaTTATACATCACTATGAATGACAAAGcctaaaatctaaataaagtatatatatataatttataacatataatatatataattttttttttttaaatcgtatcTTTAATATCTTTTAGATATTCTAACACCTGGTTAACATGCATGTAGGTTCAtatgaattaaatgaatgaaaatgaattaatatgaatGAAACTCTCCAAGTACAGCCGTACAGGTAATTTCAGTGCTGGTGTCGACACAAATTGAAGCAAGTgtagaaatatgaaaatacaaataaagatttTGAGAAAAGTATCCATGTTGAATTTGGTTAAACCAAGAGGAGCATATTTAATGATGGAAGAATACCTTTCATTATCACGCTGTTACACTTCAAATCATCAATCAGCTTGTAGTAAGCATTTCGACTATTCTAATTGTGACTCAGGGGCGCCTTGTATTAAACCAAGCCACCTTGTGGCGAAATCTGTGAATTGCAGCTCCTGCTGCGTACAAGTAGCTCGCGGAACAGTCCGCGCGAATCATTCTGTCAATTGAAGACTCGCTCGAGACACATTTAGTGCACGGGACTGGAGCGAGAGAGGAGAGCCAGCAAGCCGGCCAGTTCACTTTAAACCAAGGGATGGCTTTCAGGACGCCTGCTGTTCAACTGCACCTTAAAACGTGCTTTCTTCTGCTTTTAGGGGGTCTGATGGGAGCTGCCCAAGAGCAAGGAAGCATGTTCATGTGGATTGATGCCAATCAAGCAAGAATATTAATTGGTAATAGTGTTTAGCGCTTTAATGATATTAGAGCCCAAGTGTGAAGCAAGCCAGTGCATAATGACTTTAGCACAGGGGTTTTCAAGCTATGGGATGCTTGTGAATGCTCAATGTTTTATCCAACAGGTTTTGAAGAGGATATTTTAATAGTCTCCGAGGGCAAAATGGCCCCATTCACACACGACTTTAGGAAAGCACAGCAGCGAATGCCAGCAATACCTGTCAATATCCAGCACGTGAACTTCACCTGGCAAGCCACTGATCAGGTAGGCTACTGTAAAACTTTTGTATTCTTCACCCTTAACCAGGgacacattacacattttattttcttgacGCAGtcctattcaaataaaatatctaaacatttttaaaaccagtTTATTCTAGCTACTTGATAAGCAGAATTGTTGAAGTTAGTTTTTATCTTATACGTGCAGGTGGAGTTCTCAGGTTTATTGACTTTTATGATTAACATGTTTGTGTAAATAAGCTGTCTTACAATTCTGAAATACATGAAACAATATGAAATAtgctgttaatataataatatatatttcttatatgaATTATTGTCACATTTCTTAGTA comes from the Cyprinus carpio isolate SPL01 chromosome B4, ASM1834038v1, whole genome shotgun sequence genome and includes:
- the LOC109108048 gene encoding uncharacterized protein LOC109108048 isoform X4; translated protein: MMACKAKYGERSRFALNNYARKLRIAHIWSSSAQREEFPRMHLSGHYLRSTQSCRCLTNALLTIAHSGPASLSSLLFYLVLTLFLLSGTCRSKKTWPKTFPEEELRKQLSPMQYHVTQQKGTESAFTGKYTDNKEEGTYHCVVCGAPLFTSDKKFDSGSVWCSPGPPF
- the LOC109108431 gene encoding inner nuclear membrane protein Man1-like — protein: MASAQLTDEELVSELKRLGYTPGPVTESTRPVYLKKLKKLREEQPQPRGSRSGKGRSSSGSINSNGGSGASNSNAAARSPGLSARPPDGDVTRLSASRSEKRRPGKFVLGFSSDESDAEAPQKKGGPNHSGGASRRHRGSALQTPSFRPAGTPAASLGLSVDRKSISASPWWADRGKSNDLEETERDSRALNGNKSFYESNSSKLARDYSDSDEEEEEEGERERPRERRLTSRHSPAASSSSPYRSVWSAEKTAHDTPDFSLDMLGERDEKKPREFSGSYESRSYQKLSGIDGDDGSSVTGGGGISSGSFNKNHLDNGDGESPCSSRFSIGLRQRFPSYTATYRANHSNHTGSNHSYSHASVLKPKQHTAVPEDELLQQFKREEVSATGGFSAHYLSMFLLTAACLFFVLLGLMYLRMRGSSSSEGDAGILLHPFGPEFDLQYDVKDRNLILKLLLSLHEHLADVAGQHDCGDLKNPLNRSVSFSDASTYLKLQNEAYENLIETSLEWVMKTKDVVGIRLIGADPAQPIEDVSEISRLESIHPRMSFFCRLRRAFFTVIHRVLFVLSGIGVVLGLVYYMKYRWRKEEEETRQMYDMVERIIDVMRSHNEACQENKGLQQYLPIPHVRDSLVQPQDRKKMKKVWDRAVAFLSANESRIRTETQRIGGADFMVWRWLQPSVSPDKMSRMPSKVWQGQAFPLDRRNSPPNSLTPCLKIRNMFDPVMEVGENWHLAIQEAILEKCSDNDGIVHIAVDKNSREGCVYVKCLSAEHSGKAFKALHGSWFDGKLVTVKYLRLDRYHQRFPQALGCNTPLKPSSSSMNSMSRLNQRSSTSSSLGFSRHMLTATTILSALSFAIYESPFSCVLFTRVDRVELLQLGDLGCPISFVSHMQAMVFKPVSCCVFFFSCSLVSRKAREMHTLV